In Myxococcales bacterium, the DNA window CCTTCGTGCCCTCGAGCTCCTTGTCGCGCTCCGCGAGCTTCCCCGTGAGCGACTCGATCGTGGCGCGAGCCGAGGTGTGCTCGGCCTTCTCGTCGTCGAGCGACTTCTTCGTGGACTGCAGGTCCGCCTCGAGCGACCCGATGGTCGACTCGCGCGCCGCCACGGTGCTCTCGAGCCCCGAGATCTTGCCATCACGCTCGACGAGCTTCGCCTCGAGGTCGGCGATGCGCGTGTCGCGCTCGGAGACCTTGCCCTCGAGCTCGGCGATCGTCTTCTCGCGCTCCGACACCTTGCCCTCGAGCTCGGCGATCGTCTTCTCGCGCTCCGACACCTTGCCCTCGAGCTCGGCGCGTGTGGCCGCGTGGGCCGATTTTTCGGCCGAAAGCTCGCTGTTGGCCTTCTCGGCGGCGGCGGCCGTTTGCTCGGCGTGCGCCTTCTCGACGGCGGCGAGCTTCTCGGCCTGGGCCTTCTCGAAGGCCTCTCCGGTCTCGATGAGCTCGGCCGCGTGTTTCTCTTCGGCGGCCTTTGTCGCGGCCTCGTGTTCGGCGCGGAGGTTCGCGACGTCGGCTTCGTGGGCGGCCTTCTGCTCGGCGAGGGCCTTCGCGCGCTCGTCGTCCTTCTCTTTGGTGCGGCTCGCGACGGCCTCTTCGCCGAGGCGGATCTTCTCGGCGACCTCGTCGGCGCGGCGCTTTCGGCGTCGGCGAGCGCTTCGGCGCCCTGACGCTCGAGCTCGGCCGTCTTGGCGGCGTGGTCGGCGCGGGCCTTGGCGAGCGCCTCCTCGTGAGCCTTCTTCGCGGCCTCGGTCGCCTCCTCGTGGGCCTTCTTCGCGGCCTCGGCGGCCTCCCCCTTGGCGACGAGGGCGGCGTCGCGCTCGGCGATCGTGGCCGTCTTCGCGGCGATCGTCGCTTCGGCGGCGGCGACCGCGCCTTCGAGCCTCGTGCGCGTCGCGTCCCCGTCGGCCTTGGCCTTGTCGAGGTCGGCCGAGAGCGCGTCGATTTTGTCGCGCAGATCGGCGGCGTCGCGCTCACCCGCGATGATTTTGTCTTCGAGGTCGGCGCTCTGCCGTTCGAGCGAGAGCGCGCGATCCTTGCCCTCGACGATCTCGCGATCTTTCTTGGAGAGCTGCTCCTTGAGAGACAGGATCTCCTTGTCCTTTTTGTTGAGGGCCTCGCGAAGGTCGAGGAACTCACGGCTCGTGGCGCTGCCCGTAGGCTTCGCGGCCGGCGGCGGCGCAGAGAGCTTCTTCTTGAGCTCTTCGTTCTCGGCCTGGAGCCTCGACACCTCGGCCGCCAACCCGTCGTTCGCGCCACCCGCGGGAGGCATCGTGGCGGGAGTCGCCACCTTCGGCAGCTCCTTGGCGGGCGTCGGCGTGGCCTCGGGCGGGAGCTCCGCGGCCGCGGGTCGCGCCGTGACCGGAGGCACGGTGATCGGCTTCGGCATGTGCACCGGCGCCGGCGGCACGGAGGGAGCCTCGGGCTTGGCCGTGGTGGGCTCGGGCTGCTCCAGCGCGTCGAGCAGGGCGTCGGTCTCGTCGGCGGCGGGGGCGGGGATGCTGCTGAGCGAGTCGACCGCGATCTCGTCGTCGTCGATCTCGACGAGCACGCTCGCCGGAGGGGCCTCGGTCGCGTCCCCGAAGTTGACGAAAGGCCGAATCTTTTCGAGGAGATCCGCGAACGATACGGGTTTGTGCACGTACTCTTCGGCGCGCGTGCGGAGCTTCTTGTGCTGCTCGAAGGTCTCCTCGCTCGACTCGCTCGAGAGGATGACGAGCGGCACCTCGCGGAGCACCGGATCCTTCTTGAGCTTGTTGCAGACCGAGAAGCCGTTCATGCGCGGCAGCTCGATCGCCAAGAGCACGAGGTCGGGGCGATCCTCGGCGGCCTGCGCGAGCCCGGTGTTGCCGTCCTCCACGATCCGTACGTGGCAGCCGAGGGCTTCGAGACCCGACCGAACTTCACCGGCGAAGGCGGGGTCGCCCTCGAACACGAGCACGTTGAGCGGCATGGGACAGCTACGATACGGGGCCCTGCAAACGGGTGTCAAACCTCCACACGCATGACCATGCACGCGAAGTCGTCGCAATCGGTCGGGTTTTTCGGGTCGAGTGTGGCATGGTCTCCCCGTGCCCACCCCCACCCTGGCCTTCGCGACCCCCCGAAAGCTCCCCAAACCGAGCGAGCTCCACGGGCGCGTGGTCGTCCTCGACGTGGCCTTCGCGTCCGAGGCCTCGGGCGGGGGATTCCAGAAGCTCACGCTCCCGCTCATCACGGGGCTCGGGCCGCGCCTCGTGGCGTGGGTCGATCACCACGACCACGTGGAGCACGCGACGTACGCGTCCGACCCACGTTTCGTGCTCGCGCGAAAGGCGGAGCACGGCGCGTGCCCCGAGATGGTCACCGAGGAGCTCGTCGCGCGGGTGGGCCCCGTCGACACCATCGTCTGCCACACCGATTTCGACGGCCTCGCCAGCGCCGCGAAGTGGATCCTGGGCGGAAAAGAGCCCTACCCCGGCGCCGACGACGACGCCCGCGCGATCGACACGCGCATCGGAAAACCGAGCTCGACGGCCGAGCGCATCGACCGCGCCATCCGCGCACGTGGCCGCGACTACGGCCTCCTCGGCGCGATCGTGCGCCTGCTCGTGTCGAAGCTCGGGGACGTGGCGCTCTGGGAGCCCATCGATCGCGCCGCCGCCGAGCTCCGCGAGATCGAGCGCGCGACCCGCAAGCTCGCCGAGGGCTACGTGCGCTACGACCTCGGAAAATCAGCCTTCCCGGCCGCGAAGACGCTGGCGTACGTCGACGTGACGGGCAAAGACGTCCGCTACGACAAGACCCTCTTGCTGCTCGCGGGGCAGGAGCGCGCGAGCCTCGCCGTGCTCGTCGATCGCGACACGCTCACCCTCGCCGCTCCGTTCGACAGCGGCATCAACTTCCTCGAGCTGCTCGGCCTGTCGGGTGGCATGCCGACCCTCGTCTCCGTGCCGAAGGCGCGCCTCGCGGACGCCCTCCGTGGCCTCGGAGTCACCACCTGGGACCGCGACGGCATCGTCGGCTGAGACGCGCGCCCCGTTTTTTCCGGAGCGCGCGAGCCTTCGTTCAGCCTACGAGCGTCTCGCCGAGCGCACCGAGCTCGTCGTAAAGGTGCACGTTGGCGACCGCGGTCTTCACGTACACGCCGATGTCCATCGACTCGTTCGGTCCGTGCGCGCCCGTCTCCGGATCGATGACGCCGTTCAGCATGAGCGGGAGCCTGGAGAAGCGCTTGCCGAAGAGCGAGACGAACGGGATCGAGCCGCCGATGCCGACCCGAATCGGCGCTCGGCCCCAAGCCTTCGTGTAGGCGCGATCCGCAGCCTCGAACGCGGGCCCCTTGGCCTCGTAGTCCCACGACGACGACGCGGCCGACTGCTCCGTGATGGTGACGGTCAAACCGCCGGGGACGTCGCGACGGAGCTCGGCCGACACGAGCTCGAGCAGCTCTCCCTTGGTCTGCCCCGGCGCGATGCGCATGCTGAGCTTCGCCGAGGCCGCCTTTCGGATCGCGTTCTTCTCGGTGCCGGGCGCAGGGAAGGTCGTCGACAAGATCGTGACCGCCGGCTGGCGCCAAGCCCACGCGGCAGGGGTGAGCCCACGATCGGGGAGCGGCGCGACCTCGTCGCGGAGGCGCGCGCCAACACGAATGACCTCGGGGGTGAGCGGCACGTCGCGCGAGCTCGCGAGCCACACGGGATCGATCGGCCTCCGCCCGAGCTTCATGCGCCCATCGCCGTCGACCAGCCGAGAGATCAACGAAATCAACGTGATCGCCGGGTCGGGCACCACATTTCCCCACAGGCCCGAGTGCACGTCGCTCTTGGCGCTCGCGACCTCGACCTCGACCTCGAGGAGGCCGCGGAGGCTCACCGTGAGGCCCGGGATCTCGGTGCTCGGGTTCTCGCAATCCGTGAGCACCATCGCGTCGGCGGCGAACGCGTCGGGGTACGCGTCCATGAACGCCTCGAGGTTCGGGCTCCCGATCTCTTCCTCGCCTTCGAGGAGGAGCTTCACGTTGCACGGGAGAGAGCCGGCCTCCGAGAACCACGACTCGATCGCGATGAGGTGCGAGAGCCAGCCGCCCATGTCGTCGGCGGCGCCACGGCCGTAGAGCCTCCCGCCCTTCTCGACGATCTCGTGGGGCGGCGTATCCCACGCCTCTCCTGCGACGGGTTGCACGTCGAAGTGCCCGTAGATGAGCACCGTGGGCTTCGAGGGGCCTGCGCCCAGCCACTCCGCGGCGACACACGGGTGCGCCCCGGGGACGTTCGGCAGATCGAGCACACGCGCGCGGGAGAGCCCGGCCGACGTGAGATCCTTCGCGAGGGTCTCGGCGAGCTCACGCACGCTCGAAGCTCGGGACGGATCACTCGAGATCGGAGCGAACGCCAGATAACGACCGAGGCGGGCGAACGAGGCTCGCGCCGACGCTTCGGCTTTTTCGGCGACACGGGACGCAGGGGTCGAAGTCGACATAAGGGCTCCGCTAGCACGTCCGGGCTCCCCGAGGGAGCCGGCACGTGGCGAGCCGACGCATGCTCGAAAACCAGGTCCGGCCGATGAAAATTAGGGCGCCGCGTCGACCGAGTTGGGGGGGGGACGCTCGGCCAACGCGACGCTACGGCCCTCTATGCGAGCGCCGTACCAACGTCACGATCTCGGGGATCGGGCCGAAATCTCCACGCTCGCGCCGCCGCCCCCTTTCGAGCCTTTCATCTTTGCATGCTCGAGGTTTCGAGTTTGCGAGTCATCGAAGTTTTCACGCAACGTCCGCGGGACCCCAGCCGATGCCTCACACGCGAGCCACGAAGGCTCCGAGGAGGCCCCATGAACGCCTGCATGTTCGATCCTGCCGATCCGTACGAAGACACCGTCGCCGTCGCCGACGAGCCTTACCCGCACGACGCACCGACGGTCCCCAACCTGCTCGCCGCCGATCCGTCGACCGAGGATCTCGAGCCCGAGCTCGCCCACGAAGGAGGTGACGACGCGTGAGGCTCGCTCCCGCGCTCACGCACGACAGAGGCGCCCACGCGAGCACCGCGGGGCGCCTTCGCCGCTCCTCCCACGCGAAGTGCGTCAGCCGAAGTTGACCGAGAGCTCGTTGCGGGCGCCGTGCATCTCCCAGAATTTGGCGGCGATGTCGTTCGCGTCGAGCGTCGCGTGGCCGGAGTCGAACGCCGTGCCCTTGACCATCCCGAGCACCACCACTTCGCCCACGTAGACGCCGTCGGCGCCGAGCTTGGCCGCGAGCAGACCGACGGTCTTGTGCTGCGCGGCCTTCGACACCGCGAGCCCCATGGCGCCCCACTGCGTGGCCATCGCGTCGACCTTCGGGTCGTAGTAGGCGAAGCCGCCGCCCGTCACGAGCAGCGCGCCCTTCGCGGCGACGAGGTCGGCGTGGGCCGCCTGGACGGCCGCGACGAGCCCACCGACGCTGACGTCGAACGGCGCGTGCAGATCGGCGGCCGAAGCCTCGAGCAGGTTCCCCGCGCCACCCGCGTACGCGTTGTAGTGCACGACCCCGATGGGGCCGAGCGCCTCGCGCGCCTTGCCGATCATGGCCTTCACCGCGCCGAAATCGGCGAGGTCCGTGGGGAACGCGGCGGCCCGTACACCGGCGTCCCCGAGGGCCTTCGCGGCCTTCTCGAGCCTCTCCGCGTTCCTCGCGACGAGCGCGACCGCGTAGCCCTCTTTTCCGAACTTCCTCGCCACGGCATCCGAGATCCCCGGCCCATGACCGCACACGACGATGGTCTTCGACATGCGCACCAGGGAACGGCGCACATGCCGAAGTGTCAAGAGAGCCGGGGTAGGACGTAGACCTACCGCCCGATATTTTCCGCCTTTTCGTCCTGGATTCGGCCCTTCCCTACCCGGCGTAGACCTCGTCCTGCTCGATGCGCGAGAGCACCCAGTCGAAGCTGCCGCTCGTGACGTGGGCCTCGCAATGCGTGCACTTTCCAGCCATGTTGATGGCGAGGGGAGCGCCGCAGCGCGGGCAGGTGCGGTCGGTCCGTGCGGCGCCCTTCGCCTCACGCGCGCGGACGAACGTCCAGTACTCGGTGTAGAGCCGCGGGTTCGCCCGATCGCCGCCCACGACCTGGCCGGTGTCGTCGGACAGGGTGTAGTCGAGCGAGCTGCCGTAGACGCGCACGGTGATCGCGTCGAAGTAGGCGTCGCTCGTGACACGCGCGAGCTCCACGTGCCGAACCGCGGCGTTCTCGGTCACGTTGCGGAGGCGCTGGCGCTGGTACTCGGACACCCAGAACGTCTGCGTGGCGAAGAGCGCGTCGCTCAGGTAGGGCCGCATCGACGCGAGATCACGGGCCGACCATGCCGTCTGAAATGTGTAGAACACATGCGTCACGCGCGCGACGAACCCGGGGTACGAGAACGCCGGGTCCTTCCGTGAGAGCTCGTCCACGCGCGCGCGGGCACGAGGGTCGACGACGGTGGGCATCTCGTTGCCTTGCTCCACGGTGGTGCCCGTGAGCATGGGGCCTCGGGCCTCGTTCTCGAGCACCTCGATCGCCACGACGAC includes these proteins:
- a CDS encoding response regulator encodes the protein MPLNVLVFEGDPAFAGEVRSGLEALGCHVRIVEDGNTGLAQAAEDRPDLVLLAIELPRMNGFSVCNKLKKDPVLREVPLVILSSESSEETFEQHKKLRTRAEEYVHKPVSFADLLEKIRPFVNFGDATEAPPASVLVEIDDDEIAVDSLSSIPAPAADETDALLDALEQPEPTTAKPEAPSVPPAPVHMPKPITVPPVTARPAAAELPPEATPTPAKELPKVATPATMPPAGGANDGLAAEVSRLQAENEELKKKLSAPPPAAKPTGSATSREFLDLREALNKKDKEILSLKEQLSKKDREIVEGKDRALSLERQSADLEDKIIAGERDAADLRDKIDALSADLDKAKADGDATRTRLEGAVAAAEATIAAKTATIAERDAALVAKGEAAEAAKKAHEEATEAAKKAHEEALAKARADHAAKTAELERQGAEALADAESAAPTRSPRRSASAKRPSRAAPKRRTTSARRPSPSRRPPTKPTSRTSAPNTRPRQRPPKRNTRPSSSRPERPSRRPRPRSSPPSRRRTPSKRPPPPRRPTASFRPKNRPTRPHAPSSRARCRSARRRSPSSRARCRSARRRSPSSRARSPSATRASPTSRRSSSSVMARSRGSRAPWRRASRPSGRSRRTCSPRRSRSTTRRPSTPRLAPRSSRSRGSSRSATRSSRARRPSSSRRRTASRPSRDSTVRRSPRSRTRSRSSTRPKPTSRGSAPARAPRPRSGRPTVPLSTARRTRSRWCSPRSKRPSRVSSQNSS
- a CDS encoding M20/M25/M40 family metallo-hydrolase, which encodes MSTSTPASRVAEKAEASARASFARLGRYLAFAPISSDPSRASSVRELAETLAKDLTSAGLSRARVLDLPNVPGAHPCVAAEWLGAGPSKPTVLIYGHFDVQPVAGEAWDTPPHEIVEKGGRLYGRGAADDMGGWLSHLIAIESWFSEAGSLPCNVKLLLEGEEEIGSPNLEAFMDAYPDAFAADAMVLTDCENPSTEIPGLTVSLRGLLEVEVEVASAKSDVHSGLWGNVVPDPAITLISLISRLVDGDGRMKLGRRPIDPVWLASSRDVPLTPEVIRVGARLRDEVAPLPDRGLTPAAWAWRQPAVTILSTTFPAPGTEKNAIRKAASAKLSMRIAPGQTKGELLELVSAELRRDVPGGLTVTITEQSAASSSWDYEAKGPAFEAADRAYTKAWGRAPIRVGIGGSIPFVSLFGKRFSRLPLMLNGVIDPETGAHGPNESMDIGVYVKTAVANVHLYDELGALGETLVG
- a CDS encoding SDR family NAD(P)-dependent oxidoreductase encodes the protein MSKTIVVCGHGPGISDAVARKFGKEGYAVALVARNAERLEKAAKALGDAGVRAAAFPTDLADFGAVKAMIGKAREALGPIGVVHYNAYAGGAGNLLEASAADLHAPFDVSVGGLVAAVQAAHADLVAAKGALLVTGGGFAYYDPKVDAMATQWGAMGLAVSKAAQHKTVGLLAAKLGADGVYVGEVVVLGMVKGTAFDSGHATLDANDIAAKFWEMHGARNELSVNFG